The DNA segment aaatatcatttaaagaaataaaatagtaatattactacaatatttagatataatgtgttcaaacaattaagaaatatttttctatgattaaattaaaattttaaaaatataaattaatttctgatataggtaattttactaatgataattaaaaattaaatttgtatcttaaagctaaaaagaaaagaaaatttaactgcatctaatacaaaactaattataagagaactcaatatatTTGGAACGTAATAATCAAAtaatttatatattaatattttagactaattcaaagttacaatttaaaattaaatatgatattattttgattataggtaaaatattaatataaaaactatttaaaatatagtagggaagagatgtataaaaaaaataaaggtagtgtgatttatactttaaattaattgaaaaataaataaattaaataattaaattatatttaaaaatattactgataaatttaaatgattaaaaatttcgaataagagaatacaagcataaaaatataccaaatttcaagaataaaatatttatatttattaaagactattaaaaagagaataagcaagatattaattaaattattaagctaataaaaaattatatgacagtataataatattaaataataaataatacaataactataagaaaagaacaaaaataaaaaagaatttgcataaaatgatgtgatgaataagacatatttgacttTCAGTCAAAAACAAAGTGATAATaagaattttcttaaaataatatgatataaTGTGCTCAAATAACACAGATCACAACATgacatatttagtattttttaatattgacaCCGAAATGAAATAcaagtactaaaatcaagggaataggttgctacaaaaaaaataaaagttgtctactacgagatttgaataataatttcatatcttgcttcaaaattaatatctaatgttatataatttttatatgaaaagtttatattttaaggttatttgcacaTAATTCAAACAACATAGATTACAATTTGACATAATTTGTGTCCGCGCATCGCGTgagtactaatactagtttaaatttaaaaaagaaaaaagggaaggaTCCGGTTCATAAAACCTGCGCGGGTTAATGGGCTGACCCGAATCAGGCAGCTCAGCTACACACGTGGACAATTGCCCAGAAACTAACCAAAAAGGAATAGTTTCGACGTGTCACCAGTACAAAAAGGTAAACACGAAACCAAAAGTTTTTGTAGCTAAACCACACACCTGAAAATTTTAGTATGCACATTAGCACAAAACCCCCTGAACGAACTGAAAAAACAAATAATTAATGGCCTGCAAAACGTGTGCGACAGACTCAATTATACTTAGGTTAACTATCTCACCCACTCTAATGCAAAAACCTTCCAAGTATGGTCAACCCCATAAGCTTTAATAAGACATGTCTTTATTTCCACTCTTTCCAAAAATtgatttttgatcaaaaccctGTTTTACAAGAAAAGTGATTGAAATCAATTAGGACCAAGCACCAAATAGTTGAGACCCAAATATTGTGAGAAAACCTCTATTCTATTTTCAGCTCACCAAATCAAAACTGCTGATAGTGCAAACTTAAGCACGCCAAGAAAACACAAACTATACACCTCCCCCTTATAACAACTAGTATATTTCTAGCAGTAGAATCACACCAAAACAACCACTCCCTGCATAGGTACAACATGATGAATTCATTGAACACCATTAACATGACTTGTTCATCCTCCACATCCTTGTTTGCATATTTCAACCCCAACACAAGTTTTCTTCTGTTGCCAGAGATACAAATGATGGAAATATTCCTAGCCTTTGTTGTTTTCATTTGTATACATTCTTTAAGGCAGGGGAAGAAACAAGGATTACCAAATTGGCCACTAGTAGGGATGTTGCCTTCTTTGATTTTAGGGTTACGGAAAGACATGTATGAGTGGATTTCTGATGTTCTTTGTCGGATGAATGGGACGTTTACGTTCCGAGGTCCATGGTTCACCAACCTCAACTGTGTGGTGACATCCGATCCTCGGAATCTTGAGTATCTTCTCAAGACAAAATTCTCAAATTTCCCTAAAGGTGAATACTTTAGAAGCACTGTTAGGGACCTACTTGGAGATGGAATATTCAGTGCAGATGATGAGATTTGGCAGAAACAGAGGAAAACAGCCAGCATTGAGTTCCATTCTGCTAACTTTAGGAAAATGACTACTGATTCGTTGCTGGAGCTTGTTCATTCTAGGCTCTTACCTGTTTTGGAAGATTCAATGAAGCAATCAATCCCTATTGATCTTCAAGATGTTCTCCTTAGGCTCACATTCGATAATGTATGCATGATTGCTTTCGGGGTTGATCCAGGGTGTCTCCACCCTGGATTACCTGAAATTCAATTCGCCAAAGCTTTCGAATCAGCAACCGAGGCAACCATTCTCCGGTTTGTCACACCCACGCTTGTCTGGAAAACCATGAGGTGGCTTGGGTTAGGAACAGAGAGGACGTTGAAGCATTCATTGAAGAAAGTGAATGAATTTGCTGATGAAGTTATCAAAACTAGAAAGAAAGAGCTTTCTTTAGAAGATGAGAGTAGCAAAAAAAGATCGGATCTTTTAACAGTGTTCATGGGGCTAAGAGATGAACAAGGAAAGCCATTTTCGGGTAAGTTATTGAGAGATATTTGTGTCAACTTCATTCTTGCTGGAAGAGACACTTCTTCAGTTGCATTAAGCTGGTTTTTCTGGCTCTTGAATCGTAATCCGGAGGTTGAAGAAAGAATTTTGGCTGAGATTTCTAAGATTTTGAATGAAAGATCAGAGGATGCCATTAAGGAAAGTCCTTTGATTTTCAAGCCCAAAGAGATCAAGCAAATGGAATATCTACAAGCTGCTCTTTCAGAAGCTCTCAGATTGTATCCTTCTGTTCCAGTTGATCACAAAGAGGTAAAACTTTCCCACCTTCTGCATAAAATACATGTGAACACTATTTTATTTAAGTATTCCTATTTTAATAAAAATCTAACTGTTTATATTTGATCATACTAGTCTATAATTTTAGCAGTAGATTTGATCACTTTTGCGATAATATAACAGCTCTTTTTAATTTTAATAGTAGCATACTCCCATGTTTCAATTTAGACGAGGTAGTTTGACTCagtacggagtttaagaaaaaagaagaaaagttttGAAACATGTGATTGTAAAAGCTTAAGAGGTAAAAGCTTTgtgggccatgacatttgtgtgattataaaaacttttcattaagggtaaaatggataaaatgaagagtttaaagttgaattattttcaaatttaaaaatgtgtcatttattttggaatagactaaaaaggaaagtacctcatctaatttgaaacggaTGGAGTATTTATTCGTATAGTGTATGCCTTGATGGTAGTGGCGGAGCCACATGCACCAAAGGGGTGTCGGTTGACACCCCTTCGCcagaaaattacactgtatagctcggtaatttttttaaaaatatgtatatatatactatataatgaCACCCCTTGACTTCTTGGTgagtttattttttatattttgactcCCCTTAATGAAAATCCTGGCTCCGCCAGTGTTTGATGGTCCTCTTTAGAGAAGTGGACgtcttgtttcttttatttttctcttttgacCGGTAGAGGTGAAGTGTTTTTAGGTTCTTTATTTAGTTCAACTGTTCTAACAATTTGTTGGTTGGAGAGAAAAAGGTATATGACTTCCTGAAATGATCAATTGGGCATCGATGTTCCAAGAATAGAAACATCCAAGCTGTACGCTATTAAAGTCAAAATAGAAAAAACTAGTTGAACGTAACTGGCATATAAGGGTCTTTCCATTCTTTGCTCATCGATCAATTGTTTGGTTTGTTATGTAGGTAGTTGAAGACGACGTATTCCCAGACGGGACAGTACTGAAAAAGGGAACAAAGGTAGTGTATGCAATCTATACAATGGGAAGAATGGAAGGGATATGGGGGGAAGATTGTAGAGAATACAAACCAGAGAGGTGGCTGAGAGATGGCCGCTACATGACCGAATCCGCATATCGCTTCACAGCCTTCAATGGAGGACCTCGCCTTTGTTTAGGCAAAGATTTTGCTTACTATCAGATGAAATTCGTCGCTGCATCCATTCTCTACCGTTACAATGTCAAGGTAGTCGAAGGTCATCCTGTTTCACCCAAAATGGCTTTGACTATGTATCTCAAATATGGATTACAAGTCAAACTTTCCAGGCGTACGTGACCCAATTCTCACAAGAAATACTATATAATTTCTTTGGCTCTTAATGTTTAAttgttcctttctttcttttgttttttcaaattttcagtaATATATATAAAGACCAGGTTGTCTGGACAAGTAAGATATGAAAAGGCGGGTTACTAGGAAAGGAGAAAGGGAACAAAAAAATTTATGAATTAGGTACATAGGGTGAGTGACTGGAATAATAGATTTCCGTGTTGATTGTTATGATTAattctttattttttaatatcCATTGTTTCAGTTTCATGCTAATTTTCTATATCACGTCATTATATATTACAAATATATAAGCACAGTCCAATAGATTATTGCATGCTAATACACGTATTTGTTTTTTCCCCTTTTCCATAAACCCGAATCTGCTTCTCAAACAAATCAACTATGTCCATTTGTTAGATGATAACAGTATTTGGAAGAAAATAGGACTTCCTAGGTGTATTTGgtacaaagaaaaatatttttcaattttgtcATGCTTGGTTGGCTTAAAAgttctgaaaaatatttttcttgtgaATTTATTTTCTTCTAATTGAAGGAAAGTTTTCCCTGTCAAGTGAAAGGAagacattttccaaaactccttttcAATCTCCTCACCCTATTCCCCATTCCCATCAATTCCCACCAACCCACCCCTATCCCCCTACTCCCCCTACCCTAAATAAATCAATTTTATTATGAGTATCGAGTACTTTCTTTTGATGTCGTAGAtagagtactttctttttcattttaataAAATGATGTAGTAAAacgtattttcttttatttcaacaaaataagTATTTTCAATTTATGATAAaggtattttatttcatttcaacaaaatgagtaccttcttttcatgttgtagaaataGGACTTTCCtttttaactaaaaaaaagtattttctttttagttatagAGCAAAAATTTACACTTTGTTTTTGCAGAAAAAAGTAAAGCACTACTTTAGTTCCTTTGGGTTTGTGTGAACCTTTAAAACGACAATTAAATTATTGAAGAAAATAGAGTCCTACATTGGGTGTTTGGGGTGTTGGGGTTGGGGGAAGGGGTGGGTGGGGAGGGCAGAAAACACGGGGATTTGGGGAAATGAGGGTAATGAGAGtaacataaaaaatattttatactctttaaccaagcactgaaaaatattttttactcaCCGATTAAACAagaaaaaataagtgataaaaccatTCATTTTTACACGaaaatatttttaggaaaatatttttcatgaaaaatagtTTCTTTTATATCAAACACACCCCTTATCTCTCCCCTTTTTGTAGATAAGATTAAGTTTCAAATGTAAATTTGTTTACCATAAATAggtacaattgaatttgtaacATAGTTTATAGATACGTAGATTAAATTAAtctgataaaataaaataacacagtataaaaggaataaaataaagatAATTGAAGAAAGAACAAGCTCGGATTTTAGAGTGATCTCACCGGAACTAAGACAACTGGCAAACCTTAATAACAATAATATAAAGTATTTTCAAAATGGAAGAAGAATAGTAGCCTTTTGTAATAGAAATATTTTGTATCCTTCAACGAGTACGAATATCACTACTTATAGTTAAATTTGAGGAGATAAAATCCTCAAATCATACTCTTCTTAAAGATGAATAAAATCCCCTCTTGATGGATACATAACGTTTGAGGATAAATGTTATGATTTTCTGTAACGACTGCTCCTTTAATACTGTCATCTTCAACTGTTATCTTCAACTGGTACCTTGCTTTCAAATTCTCTTCCCCAAGAGGCCTTCAGAATTTTTGCAATACTAGTCACATGGTATCAATCATCTGCTGACTCATCTCCTACTTGTCTTCACTATCACGTGTCAGGCATACCCAAAATAGAAACGTAACTGAAAGAAACGGTACGTTTTCAACCACAAAACGGTGGCAACTCTTCGCTTGAACCTGCTAGGCGTCAGGTTTATGCCGTTAGGCATTAGTTTTTCCTTTCTTAAATAGggaattta comes from the Nicotiana sylvestris chromosome 4, ASM39365v2, whole genome shotgun sequence genome and includes:
- the LOC104240914 gene encoding cytochrome P450 86B1-like; translation: MMNSLNTINMTCSSSTSLFAYFNPNTSFLLLPEIQMMEIFLAFVVFICIHSLRQGKKQGLPNWPLVGMLPSLILGLRKDMYEWISDVLCRMNGTFTFRGPWFTNLNCVVTSDPRNLEYLLKTKFSNFPKGEYFRSTVRDLLGDGIFSADDEIWQKQRKTASIEFHSANFRKMTTDSLLELVHSRLLPVLEDSMKQSIPIDLQDVLLRLTFDNVCMIAFGVDPGCLHPGLPEIQFAKAFESATEATILRFVTPTLVWKTMRWLGLGTERTLKHSLKKVNEFADEVIKTRKKELSLEDESSKKRSDLLTVFMGLRDEQGKPFSGKLLRDICVNFILAGRDTSSVALSWFFWLLNRNPEVEERILAEISKILNERSEDAIKESPLIFKPKEIKQMEYLQAALSEALRLYPSVPVDHKEVVEDDVFPDGTVLKKGTKVVYAIYTMGRMEGIWGEDCREYKPERWLRDGRYMTESAYRFTAFNGGPRLCLGKDFAYYQMKFVAASILYRYNVKVVEGHPVSPKMALTMYLKYGLQVKLSRRT